The following are from one region of the Silene latifolia isolate original U9 population chromosome 9, ASM4854445v1, whole genome shotgun sequence genome:
- the LOC141601105 gene encoding uncharacterized protein LOC141601105, producing the protein MRKPELSGRMAKWSVHLSGYDLKFEPRTTIKSQVLADFVSDFCPALQTQAEQDILSLEEDKGEQVCELHVDGASNAKGTGVGLVHKSPQGDLIVQAVRCEFKATNNEAEYEVLILGLKLALDLKIRHLQVCSDSKLIVNHVNDCYEARHPWMMAYLDVAKELKIRFATFNIKQIPRDQNA; encoded by the coding sequence ATGAGGAAACCAGAATTGTCAGGAAGGATGGCTAAATGGTCCGTGCACTTGAGCGGTTacgatttgaagtttgaaccTCGTACGACCATAAAATCTCAGGTTCTGGCAGATTTTGTATCTGACTTCTGCCCAGCTCTCCAGACCCAGGCAGAACAGGACATTCTGAGTCTGGAAGAAGATAAAGGGGAACAAGTATGTGAGCTACATGTGGACGGAGCCTCCAATGCCAAAGGAACAGGAGTAGGACTGGTCCACAAGTCACCCCAGGGAGATCTCATAGTCCAGGCCGtgcgatgtgaattcaaggccacaaacaacgaagcagaatatgaggtATTGATCCTGGGTCTGAAGCTGGCTCTGGATCTGAAAATCAGACACCTCCAGGTTTGCAGTGATTCTAAGCTTATCGTTAACCATGTTAATGACTGTTATGAGGCAAGGCATCCCTGGATGATGGCATACCTAGACGTAGCAAAGGAGCTGAAAATCAGATTTGCCACGttcaacatcaagcaaatcccCAGGGACCAGAATGCATAA